One genomic segment of Podarcis muralis chromosome 18, rPodMur119.hap1.1, whole genome shotgun sequence includes these proteins:
- the LOC114588673 gene encoding mast cell protease 1-like — protein MWLLDCFDKVVLGAHNPIFAITYHSVAKPYRHENYTFKDNTFSDDIRLLKLQSKVRLNKNIHILPLPTSSSDLSEGTPCSVAGWSPNQKNCAYMLYEANASIYDRRKCQKFYPKIDNRKICAGHQSQLFTQGEMGDPLVCNGVAHGILSYSNPCPPAVYTRIAQYLPWIKKTMAR, from the exons atgtGGCTACTAGACTG TTTTGATAAGGTTGTCCTGGGAGCACATAACCCCATATTTGCCATAACGTATCACAGCGTGGCCAAACCCTACAGGCACGAAAATTATACGTTTAAGGACAACACCTTTTCAGATGATATCCGCCTGCTCAAG cTGCAGTCAAAGGTTCGTCTGAATAAAAACATTCACATCCTGCCATTGCCAACATCTAGCAGTGACCTCTCTGAGGGGACACCCTGCAGTGTGGCCGGCTGGAGCCCGAATCAGAAAAATTGTGCATATATGCTCTATGAGGCCAATGCCAGCATCTACGACCGACGCAAGTGCCAGAAGTTCTATCCCAAGATCGACAATAGAAAGATCTGTGCAGGCCATCAGTCTCAGTTATTTACGCAG gggGAGATGGGTGATCCTTTGGTTTGCAATGGCGTAGCGCATGGAATCCTCTCCTACAGCAACCCCTGCCCTCCTGCCGTTTACACTCGCATCGCCCAGTACCTTCCTTGGATCAAGAAAACCATGGCCAGgtga
- the LOC114588667 gene encoding mast cell protease 8-like — translation MAALKYYNGNFDCGGFLVAPQWVMTAAHCDGNYRVILGAHNISVKEPSQQVFTVKANYKHPEYKKYNQYNKLVLYNDIRLLKLNSKATLGKYVQILRLPKFDRNLSDGTPCSVAGWGRVYKDWSPDTLYETNVAIYDRGQCSKSYPELDDGQVCAGRPGEPADSFRGDSGGPLVCDGVAEGIVSYGKPCPPGVYTRVAQYLDWIKETMKR, via the exons ATGGCTGCCTTGAAGTATTACAATGGGAATTTCGACTGTGGCGGATTCCTGGTGGCGCCCCAGTGGGTAATGACGGCTGCGCACTGTGATGG CAACTATAGAGTCATCTTGGGGGCACATAACATCTCCGTTAAAGAACCCTCTCAGCAAGTATTCACCGTTAAGGCTAACTACAAACACCctgaatataaaaaatataacCAATATAACAAACTCGTCTTATACAACGATATCCGTCTGCTCAAG CTGAATTCCAAGGCTACTCTGGGTAAATACGTCCAGATCCTGCGCTTGCCCAAATTCGACCGTAACCTCTCCGATGGGACTCCCTGCAGCGTGGCAGGATGGGGCCGGGTTTACAAAGACTGGTCACCAGACACTCTCTACGAGACCAATGTTGCCATCTATGACCGTGGGCAGTGCAGCAAGTCGTATCCTGAACTCGATGATGGGCAGGTCTGTGCCGGGAGACCCGGTGAGCCTGCGGATTCTTTCAGG GGCGATTCGGGTGGCCCCTTGGTGTGCGATGGCGTGGCAGAAGGAATCGTCTCGTATGGCAAGCCCTGCCCTCCTGGTGTTTACACTCGAGTCGCCCAGTACCTTGACTGGATCAAGGAAACCATGAAACGGTGA